The genomic DNA TTCAGTCAGGATCTTGGGATATTTGTGCTGAAGAAAAGCCAGAGGAAGATGGTAGGGATTTTCCACATCTATATGGAGCATAGTGTCCAGATGGGTTCTGAAGCTGTTCATGAACAGAAGAGGGATGGCGATCCGGTATTTTTCCCGCAGGACCCTGATCTGGTCCAGGATCAGATCCAGAAAGGAGCTGTCCTGACGGACCGTAATCAGGGACTTGGCCGTTTCCATGCCCATGGTTGTGCCGAGCCCTCCGTTCAGCTTGATGATCACGAGTTCGGATATGGCTTCTTGAGCAGCCTCCCGGTAGGCAGAGGTTTTTTCCAGGTTATCCAGGTTTTCCAGTTCGTTTTCCGTTACAGGCAGGATTTCTTTTCTGGTGAGCTTGCCCTGGCTGCCAAAAACCAACTGGGAAAAGTAGCACTTGAAAAGATTGATGACAATGGGAGGCAGGGATTGCTCCTCCATCTTCAGGGCAAAGGGTCTGAAGATTTTCATCAGGTCCGGGTCACTGTTGGAAACGCAATTCAGATCATGATTATCCATGACTTCTCCTTGGTCAGCATTTGGAACTGGAACTGTTTTTCATGGACATGGGCTGTCCTGTACTGGCCAAAACAGCTCCCCAGTAGTTGGAATCAATGTTAAGGGTCTTTCTTTTTTGGGTTGCCAGAGAAAGGGGAAGATAAATAAATCTGTCCTGGAGCATGCTGACCAGCATTCCGGTCTTGCCGGCCATGGCTGCATGGACGGCATGCTGACCCAGGAATCCGCAATAGACCCGGTCGTTGGAGTTGGCCGGGATGGAGCGGATGATATAGCTTGGGTCAATGAACTTCAGGGTTACAGGAAGTTCTCTTTTCTTAAAGTGATTTTTGATTGCATCCCTTAAAACGGCACAAATGTCCCCCAGGATGATGTTGCCTGAAGCATCAGCTCCCTTTCGCTCAAACAGTTCCTGCCCGGCACCTTCGGCAACCACTATTACAGCGTGATCTCTGTCCCTGAGCCTCTTTTCCAGGTGAACCAGCAGTCCATTTTCCCCATGCAGCTCAAAGGGAGACTCCGGAATAAGAACAAAATTAACCTCTTTTAGGGCAATGGCGGCCTGGGCAGCAATAAAACCCGATTCCCGGCCCATGAGCTTGACCATGCCTATGCCATATGGAGCACCCAGGGCCTCGGTGTGGGCGCAGCGGATGGCTTCGGTGGCTTTTTCCACAGCCGTGTCAAAGCCGAATGTCCTGGAGACGAAGTGAACGTCATTGTCAATGGTTTTGGGGATACCGATGATGGCAATCTTGTTGTTTCTTCTGGCAACTTCTTCCTGAATGGCCTGAGCAGCCTTCATGGTTCCGTCGCCTCCAATCATGAACAAAATGCTGATATTCATGCGCTCCAGAGCGTCCACGATTTCTTCAGGCTTTTGGGGTCCCCTGGATGATGCCAGGATGGTTCCTCCGAACTCGTGGATCTGGGATACATTGTCTGGAGTAAGCTCCATCACCGAATGTCCGTATTCAGGGATAAAGCCCTGGAGTCCGTATTTGATGCCCAGTACCGAAGGCACATTGTAATTGTGATAGGCCTCCATGACTATGGCCCGGATAACGTCATTTATCCCGGGACAAAGGCCGCCGCAGGTGACTATGGCGCACTTGGTCTTGGATGGATCAAAGTACAGCTTCTGTCTGGGACCTGCTTCTTCAAAACATAGGACCTGGGGTGCGTTTTCTTCGGCTCCCAGCATTTCAGGATCAAAGTTCATGCTGATGGGCTTCTGATCATCCATGAAACGGCAGAACGGCAGCGGTGACTGGACCTTGGTCGGACCAAGGGTCTTGATGGATGTGTGGAATTTTTTGGTCATGTGGTGTTCCTTGGTTGGTTTGGCTTAGTTTGTGCCGAGGATATTATATGTTAAATGTTTGTCAATATGCAGGCAAGGAGTATCAAGCAGAACTGACCTGGCAGTATGGGGCCTGGTGCGTGTTTACAGGAATGGAAGGATTATTCCAAATTAAGCCTGGCAGTCAGCAGATGCCCAGCAGGCAGAACCGGGCTTGACTTTAGCCTGGCTGACACTGGAACAGACAATCTTCATGCCAAGACAACAACTACCGGTCAGCCTGGTGCTGAACATCCTGGCGGCTGAAGCAGGCAAAAATAAATATTGACAGAAAGGGTGAATTGTTTAGAAAAAGTTCAGTTTACCCGGCAGGAAAGGACAAAAAACAGGTTGTTCAGACCTTGAGGCTGAACAGGAGGTTTTATATGGTCAGCAAGGCCAACCCGTGGACTGAAATAAAAAGCATGCGGGAAGAAATGGACAGGATAATGAATGAATCCATGAATCAGAAAATGACTGGGAAGAACCTCAGGAGCAGGCTTTCCCTGTGGCAGCCTGTGGCAGATCTCTATCAGACTGAAGATCTGCTGGTTGTTGAAATGGAGTTGCCCGGAGTCCATCAGGCCAATGTCAACCTTGAGATTCAGGGCAACCAGCTTATGGTTTACGGTGAAAAGAAAATGGAAAAAGAGGCCACCGGCAGTGCCTACCAGATGCTGGAAAGGTCATACGGTCCATTCAGCAGGGTTTTCATTCTCCCGGACAACATCGATTCAACTGCCATTAAAGCTGTCTTTGCCAACGGCATTCTCAGCGTTTTCATTCCCAAGGCCGCCAAGGTCAAAAAACCGGTCAGCATCAAGATATCTGAAAACTGATTCAGATCCCTTGGTGATCAGCAGGAACATGCCATCCACCATATTCGTCAAGTGCTTTTTTTCACTTTGTCTGGATGAGGACTAGTCAAATAAGCGTTTTTTCGTCCAACATCTTGAAATTTATTGTGTTCAAGTGCCCAGTCTTTGTTAATTTTTTCTCAAATTATCTTGACGATGAGTAATACCTGTTTTAAGAAGGCGACATATTTTTTACTCAATGTGTTAATCTTTTAACAGGACCGGCCTTTATCGGCATCACCCAGACAGTGGCTTTCCGAGCCATGTCCGGATGACTTTGCTGAAAGTGACCGGTCTGGGATTGTAATGAATTTTGATAATCTTTTGGAAAAAAATAAAAGCCAGATCATAGACCTGTGGATCAGAAAGTTCACTGATACATACCCTGATGAATCCGCCCGGTTTTTTCGAGATGGGGCCGGGCAGTTCGCCAATCCCGTGGGCCATACTTTCAGGGTGAATCTTGAAAGTATTTTTGATGAGCTTTTTCAAGAGTCTGACCCTGATCGAATGGGCAGACTTCTGGATGGCATTGTCAGGATCAGAGCGGTGCAGGGGTTTCGTCCTTCAGAAGCTGTCTGTTTCGTGCCCATGCTTCGTCAGGCAGTCTGGGAGTCCTGCGGTCGGGAGATCAGCAGGCAGGGACTGATGCCAGGCTGGGTGGATTTCCTGAACCGCCTGGAGTGGCTTATGAATATGTCCTTTGATATCTACATGTCCTGTCGCGAACTGCTCTGGAAGCAGAAAGCCGAATTCATGAACTCCAGAACCCATAAACTGCTGGAGAGGGCCAATCTATTGGATAAAGCCGTAGAATAATTTTTAGGATAATGTACAATCTTTAAGCGAGGTAGCAGCACATGAAAGCGATTTATTCACTGTTTCTGGTCTTTGCCCTGGTTCTGGTCGCCATGTTCGGCGCCGGAGCACTGGGTATGGAGTACCTCTTCGGAGTATTGATTCCATACCTTGCCGTGTTGGTATTTGTTGTCGGCTTTGTGCTCAGGGTAGTCGGATGGGGAAAGTCTGCAGTGCCTTTCAGGATCACCACTACCTGTGGACAGGGGAGGTCGCTCCCCTGGATCAAGCAGGACAAGCTTGAAAACCCATCCACCACTGGAGGGGTGCTGGGCAGGATGTTCTTTGAGGTGTTCCTCTTCAGGTCACTGTTCCGCAACACAAAGGTCGAACTTCATGACGGGCCCAGAGTGGCTTATTCATCAAGCAAATGGCTGTGGCTTTTCGCCATTCTTTTTCACTACACTTTTCTTGTTATCTTTCTGCGGCACATGCGCTTCTTCACAGAGCCGGTCCCCTTTCCCTTTGAAATGATGGACAGGCTGGACAGCATGCTTCAGATAGGTGCCCCAGCCCTTTATCTCTCCAGCGTGATTATTCTGGTGGCACTGGGCTATCTCCTTCTCAGGAGGCTCTTTGTTCCCAGTGTCCGCTATATATCCCAGCCCGCGGATTATTTTCCGCTTTATCTGATTATATCCGTGGTCATTTCAGGCATAATGATGCGCTACTTTGTCAAGACCGACATCATGGCGGTCAAGGAGCTGACCATGGGGCTGGTCACTTTCAGGCCTGTGGTTCCAGAGGGAATCGGTACGGTCTTTTATGTGCATCTCTTTTTGGTGTCCTCTCTTCTTATTTATTTCCCCATGAGCAAGCTCATGCACATGGGCGGAGTGTTTCTGAGTCCCACCAGAAACATGACTGCCAATTCCAGAGAGGTAAGACATGTCAACCCCTGGAACTATCCGGTCAAAGTCCATACCTATGAGGCCTATGAAGATGAATTCCGGGAAAAGATGGTTGAGGCCGGCCTGCCAGTGGTCAAGCCTCTGGATGAGACATCAGAACCAGCAGAAAACAAGGAGTAAATAAGAATGGCAATACAGAAACCGGATGTACTGTTCAAAGGCATCAGCCACAGGCCGCCGCAAAAGGACTGGATGGATGTTCCGGCTCAGATCAAGCCCGGAAGATACTGTTACGCAGGTGATCCTGAGGCCCTGGAATATGTCGGACTTCCCAATCCCCGCAAATGGAATCCACTGGATGACGACTGGAAGCTGCCGGAGAACTGGCAGGAGATCGTGATCGGCGGTCTTAAGGAGCGACTGGAAAAGTTTCGTTCCTTTAAGATCTTCATGGACGTTTGTGTACGTTGCGGAGCCTGTGCAGACAAATGTCACTTCTTTATCGGGTCTGGAGATCCCAAGAATATGCCCGTACTCAGGGCTGAGCTTTTGAGGTCCATTTATAGAGGAGAAATCACCAAGGCTGGCAAGATCCTGGGCAGGTTTGCCGGAGGGCGCAAGCTCACCGAAGAGGTGCTCAAGGAGATCTGGTATTACTATTACCAGTGTACTGAATGTCGCCGATGCTCAGTATTCTGTCCCTATGGCATTGACCAGGCCGAGATAACCATCATCGGTCGGGAGCTGCTCAATCTCCTGGGATTGAATATCGACTGGATTGCCAAGCCTGTTGCCAATTGTTACCGCACCGGCAACCATTTGGGCATTCAGCCTCATGCCTTTAAGGATATGATTGACTTTTTCTGTGATGATATTGAGGAGATATGCGGAATAAGACCTGAGCCGACTTTTAACAAGGTCGGGGCGGACATCCTTTTTGTCACGCCTTCAGGAGACGTTTTTGCTGATCCAGGCACCTACACCTGCATGGGCTATCTCATGCTCTTCCATTATTTAAAAGAAGAATACGGCCTGGATGTGACCTGGAGCACTTATGCATCAGAAGGCGGAAATTTTGGCTTTTTCACCTCTCATGAGATGATGAAGAGGCTTAATGCCAAAATGTATATGGAAGCCAAGCGCCTTGGTGTTAAATGGATTCTGGGCGGTGAGTGCGGACATATGTGGAGGGTGATCCACCAGTACATGGACACCATGAACGGCCCGGCCGACTTTCTGGATGTACCTGTTTCCCCCATTACGGGCACCAGGTTTGACAGTGCAGCTACAACCAAAATGGTCCATATTGTTGAGTTCACCGCTGACCTGATCAAAAACGGAAAGTTAAAATTTGACAAATCCAGAAATGCCGCGATTAAGGCAACCTTCCATGATTCCTGTAACACATCCAGGGGGATGGGCTTTTTTGAGGAGCCCAGGTATGTCTTAAAGAGTGTCCTGGACAATATTTATGAGATGCCAGAGGGCACTACAAAGGAACAGACATTCTGCTGCGGCGGCGGATCAGGTCTCAACGCAGGCGAGAATGATGAGATCCGTATGATGGGCGGCCTGCCCAGGGCCAACGCTGTCAAGTATGTGCACGACAAACACGGGGTTAATATGCTCAGCTGCATATGCGCCATTGACCGGGCCACCCTTACTCAGTCGGTTAATTACTGGGTCCCTGGTGTTGAGGTCTGCGGGCTGCATGAGCTTGTAGGCAACGCCCTGATTCTGCCGGGCGAGCAGGAAAGAGAGACTGATCTTCGTGGTGAAACACTGCCTGGTAAGGAGGAGGAAGAATAATGTATCATGCCAATAAGATTATACCGGGTCTGGTCATTTTTGGCCTGCTTA from Desulfonatronovibrio hydrogenovorans DSM 9292 includes the following:
- the dsrK gene encoding sulfate reduction electron transfer complex DsrMKJOP subunit DsrK, whose protein sequence is MAIQKPDVLFKGISHRPPQKDWMDVPAQIKPGRYCYAGDPEALEYVGLPNPRKWNPLDDDWKLPENWQEIVIGGLKERLEKFRSFKIFMDVCVRCGACADKCHFFIGSGDPKNMPVLRAELLRSIYRGEITKAGKILGRFAGGRKLTEEVLKEIWYYYYQCTECRRCSVFCPYGIDQAEITIIGRELLNLLGLNIDWIAKPVANCYRTGNHLGIQPHAFKDMIDFFCDDIEEICGIRPEPTFNKVGADILFVTPSGDVFADPGTYTCMGYLMLFHYLKEEYGLDVTWSTYASEGGNFGFFTSHEMMKRLNAKMYMEAKRLGVKWILGGECGHMWRVIHQYMDTMNGPADFLDVPVSPITGTRFDSAATTKMVHIVEFTADLIKNGKLKFDKSRNAAIKATFHDSCNTSRGMGFFEEPRYVLKSVLDNIYEMPEGTTKEQTFCCGGGSGLNAGENDEIRMMGGLPRANAVKYVHDKHGVNMLSCICAIDRATLTQSVNYWVPGVEVCGLHELVGNALILPGEQERETDLRGETLPGKEEEE
- the dsrM gene encoding sulfate reduction electron transfer complex DsrMKJOP subunit DsrM codes for the protein MKAIYSLFLVFALVLVAMFGAGALGMEYLFGVLIPYLAVLVFVVGFVLRVVGWGKSAVPFRITTTCGQGRSLPWIKQDKLENPSTTGGVLGRMFFEVFLFRSLFRNTKVELHDGPRVAYSSSKWLWLFAILFHYTFLVIFLRHMRFFTEPVPFPFEMMDRLDSMLQIGAPALYLSSVIILVALGYLLLRRLFVPSVRYISQPADYFPLYLIISVVISGIMMRYFVKTDIMAVKELTMGLVTFRPVVPEGIGTVFYVHLFLVSSLLIYFPMSKLMHMGGVFLSPTRNMTANSREVRHVNPWNYPVKVHTYEAYEDEFREKMVEAGLPVVKPLDETSEPAENKE
- a CDS encoding Hsp20/alpha crystallin family protein; this translates as MVSKANPWTEIKSMREEMDRIMNESMNQKMTGKNLRSRLSLWQPVADLYQTEDLLVVEMELPGVHQANVNLEIQGNQLMVYGEKKMEKEATGSAYQMLERSYGPFSRVFILPDNIDSTAIKAVFANGILSVFIPKAAKVKKPVSIKISEN
- a CDS encoding ATP-dependent 6-phosphofructokinase produces the protein MTKKFHTSIKTLGPTKVQSPLPFCRFMDDQKPISMNFDPEMLGAEENAPQVLCFEEAGPRQKLYFDPSKTKCAIVTCGGLCPGINDVIRAIVMEAYHNYNVPSVLGIKYGLQGFIPEYGHSVMELTPDNVSQIHEFGGTILASSRGPQKPEEIVDALERMNISILFMIGGDGTMKAAQAIQEEVARRNNKIAIIGIPKTIDNDVHFVSRTFGFDTAVEKATEAIRCAHTEALGAPYGIGMVKLMGRESGFIAAQAAIALKEVNFVLIPESPFELHGENGLLVHLEKRLRDRDHAVIVVAEGAGQELFERKGADASGNIILGDICAVLRDAIKNHFKKRELPVTLKFIDPSYIIRSIPANSNDRVYCGFLGQHAVHAAMAGKTGMLVSMLQDRFIYLPLSLATQKRKTLNIDSNYWGAVLASTGQPMSMKNSSSSKC
- a CDS encoding RsbRD N-terminal domain-containing protein, yielding MNFDNLLEKNKSQIIDLWIRKFTDTYPDESARFFRDGAGQFANPVGHTFRVNLESIFDELFQESDPDRMGRLLDGIVRIRAVQGFRPSEAVCFVPMLRQAVWESCGREISRQGLMPGWVDFLNRLEWLMNMSFDIYMSCRELLWKQKAEFMNSRTHKLLERANLLDKAVE